In Blastopirellula sediminis, the following proteins share a genomic window:
- a CDS encoding MinD/ParA family ATP-binding protein, whose product MDRHFPDQASLLRMLARQNSNFAGSPNVPLAVLYGAERNVGVTTLALNLGAAIAESGRRVVVVDLDFESDGLAQLCGRGAVATIGDLANSRADLHESFLPGIHGALLLPTAAETGSLHAINPGALERLTNQLQRLGRHADVVLIDAGSRPTPLAELLWRRADHFILTASSARSSLTAGYAAIRHMLASAPRAAFGLLLNRVSAAQPEEPIIEGFDRVCQRHAGAAAIGIGAIRYALEVGAAQASCDAFCVRYPQSAVSVDLAHTAKRFTSLVLDAATEQTTRRAA is encoded by the coding sequence ATGGACCGTCACTTTCCTGATCAGGCGTCGCTGCTAAGAATGCTTGCACGTCAAAACTCCAACTTCGCCGGTTCGCCGAACGTGCCGCTCGCCGTACTTTACGGCGCCGAGCGTAACGTCGGCGTGACCACGCTCGCGCTGAACCTCGGCGCCGCGATCGCGGAGTCGGGACGTCGGGTCGTGGTGGTCGATCTTGATTTTGAAAGCGATGGACTCGCGCAACTGTGCGGCCGCGGCGCCGTCGCCACAATCGGCGACCTGGCCAACTCGCGGGCCGACTTGCACGAGTCGTTCCTGCCGGGCATCCATGGCGCCCTGCTGTTGCCGACGGCCGCCGAAACCGGCTCGCTCCATGCGATCAATCCGGGGGCGCTCGAGCGACTAACCAATCAATTGCAGCGGCTGGGCCGCCATGCCGACGTCGTTTTGATCGACGCCGGCAGTCGCCCGACCCCGCTGGCCGAGCTGCTCTGGCGTCGTGCGGATCACTTTATTCTGACCGCATCTTCGGCCCGCAGCTCACTGACCGCCGGTTACGCCGCGATTCGCCACATGCTGGCAAGTGCGCCGCGAGCCGCATTCGGACTGCTGCTGAACCGCGTGTCGGCGGCGCAGCCGGAAGAACCGATCATCGAGGGTTTCGATCGCGTTTGTCAGCGACATGCTGGCGCCGCCGCGATCGGAATCGGCGCCATTCGCTACGCCCTGGAAGTGGGCGCGGCTCAAGCGTCGTGCGACGCGTTTTGCGTCCGTTACCCGCAGTCGGCGGTTTCCGTCGACTTGGCGCACACGGCCAAGCGATTTACTTCGCTGGTGCTGGACGCCGCTACCGAACAAACGACCCGCCGCGCGGCGTAA
- the flhF gene encoding flagellar biosynthesis protein FlhF, translating to MDIKTFRAKSMPEALELIRKELGPDAAVLHTRMTPRRGLAGLLGCREFELAASASVPVKSRFQIETAATNNTPTPHEEFVARRFEVELPEAAPAAPIHRPADAEDHSQRLVDGLVDDQGESILDALSSYAGQSLRNYSPIVAQLYDELIAAEVAPQIASQLAAHLEQIAAVSHERDLRQRMHQLIAATFRVGHDLEDSRRGPLRIALVGPTGVGKTTTIAKLAARARFTQKLRVGLITIDTYRIAAVDQLRAYAEIMDLPMQVVSSPSEMRDAVDHLAGCDRIFIDTAGRSPRDSVQLQQLQSVLRAAETDVRYLLLSATTGNRSLQDAERRFASINPTAIIPTKLDEVESLGAMFNLMNRTTLPISYVTNGQDVPHSIAVASAEELAKQLI from the coding sequence ATGGACATCAAGACGTTTCGCGCCAAATCGATGCCGGAAGCGCTCGAGCTCATTCGCAAAGAGCTGGGGCCCGACGCCGCCGTTTTGCATACGCGGATGACGCCGCGCCGCGGACTGGCAGGCCTCTTAGGTTGCCGCGAGTTTGAACTAGCCGCGTCGGCCAGCGTGCCGGTGAAGAGCCGTTTTCAAATCGAAACGGCCGCTACGAACAATACGCCGACGCCCCACGAAGAGTTCGTCGCGCGCCGCTTTGAAGTTGAACTGCCGGAAGCTGCTCCTGCAGCGCCGATCCATCGCCCGGCCGACGCCGAAGATCATTCGCAGCGTCTGGTCGACGGCCTTGTCGACGACCAAGGGGAATCGATCCTCGACGCGTTGTCCAGCTACGCCGGACAGTCGCTACGCAATTACTCGCCGATCGTCGCGCAGTTGTATGACGAACTGATCGCCGCCGAAGTGGCGCCGCAGATCGCGTCGCAATTGGCCGCTCACCTGGAACAAATCGCCGCCGTCTCGCACGAGCGAGATCTGCGTCAGCGGATGCACCAGTTGATCGCCGCGACCTTCCGCGTCGGTCACGACCTGGAAGACTCGCGCCGCGGACCGCTGCGAATCGCGCTGGTCGGACCGACCGGCGTCGGCAAAACGACCACCATCGCCAAACTAGCGGCTCGGGCCCGGTTCACGCAAAAGCTGCGAGTCGGCCTGATCACGATCGACACCTACCGCATCGCCGCAGTCGACCAACTTCGCGCTTACGCCGAGATCATGGACTTGCCGATGCAGGTCGTCTCGTCGCCGAGCGAGATGCGCGACGCCGTCGATCACCTGGCTGGTTGCGATCGCATTTTTATTGATACGGCGGGACGCAGTCCGCGCGACTCGGTGCAGCTGCAACAGCTGCAATCGGTGTTGCGAGCGGCCGAAACCGACGTTCGCTACCTGCTGCTGTCGGCCACCACCGGCAATCGTTCGCTGCAGGACGCCGAACGCCGCTTCGCGTCGATCAACCCGACCGCGATCATTCCGACCAAGCTAGATGAAGTCGAGTCGCTCGGAGCGATGTTCAACTTGATGAATCGTACGACGCTGCCGATCAGCTACGTCACCAATGGGCAAGACGTACCGCATTCGATCGCCGTCGCGTCGGCGGAAGAACTCGCCAAGCAATTGATTTAA
- a CDS encoding sensor histidine kinase: MDSQVEKPEENAIPRLHLDKYGWGAFAVFFLLATISAWFTWRYQESRRTILFLEYSRSLEQVVQRQFDDIRSAADRAQTLFVSSQVVEKGEWEIFVSRMRQGEKYAVVDQLFFADRDASNEQGPWRIILTEPNGQLAVHEGTAIEEKSLLSETLDAAIQTSDLTVDVIPANVQTPLPGPGLIACFPVATTATDGVMHHVGCVVAYSSEASLEKSIAAKMPNHFVVRVYAASPRSPKLEIIGLKSSDGDVSDNFSRTSLQMIDFDGLPMQVELATTRKFASAGLYSTPAIVFTSLIALGLICGGTISYIIDSRRKVESLLRQVESRNAELERFTYTVSHDLKSPLITIRGFVGALREDLNRGDQKAIHEDMEFIASGCSSMSSLLDDLLELSRIGRVVNPTEICQVRRLLDDAIRRLDLASPDRGINLQINGEPVELEGDRVRLIEAFQNLLDNAAKFANPDKPEITVSWIAASSQLRMTFADNGPGVPPAFHEKVFGLFEKLNPNSEGTGIGLAIVRRIIEHHHGRIFMEPSRTGARFVIELPLRQPT, from the coding sequence ATGGACTCGCAAGTCGAGAAACCCGAAGAAAATGCGATCCCACGGCTGCACCTTGATAAGTACGGCTGGGGGGCCTTCGCCGTTTTCTTTCTCCTGGCGACGATCTCGGCCTGGTTCACCTGGCGGTACCAAGAGAGCCGCCGCACCATCCTCTTCCTTGAATATTCCCGTTCGCTCGAACAAGTCGTCCAGCGGCAGTTCGACGACATCCGCAGCGCCGCCGACCGGGCGCAAACCCTCTTCGTTTCCAGCCAAGTCGTTGAAAAGGGGGAATGGGAGATCTTCGTCTCTCGGATGCGTCAGGGAGAAAAATACGCCGTCGTCGACCAGTTGTTCTTCGCCGACCGGGACGCGAGCAATGAGCAAGGCCCGTGGCGAATCATCCTGACCGAACCGAACGGGCAACTCGCCGTGCATGAAGGCACGGCGATCGAAGAAAAAAGCCTCCTTTCCGAAACGCTGGACGCCGCGATTCAAACCAGCGATCTGACGGTCGACGTCATCCCAGCCAATGTGCAGACGCCGCTCCCCGGCCCCGGATTGATCGCCTGCTTTCCGGTCGCCACCACAGCGACCGACGGCGTGATGCATCACGTCGGCTGCGTCGTCGCCTATTCGTCCGAAGCGTCGCTCGAGAAGTCGATCGCCGCCAAGATGCCCAACCATTTCGTGGTCCGCGTCTATGCGGCCAGCCCCCGCTCTCCCAAGCTCGAAATCATCGGCCTGAAATCGTCCGACGGCGACGTCAGCGACAACTTTAGCCGCACCTCGCTGCAGATGATCGACTTCGACGGACTGCCGATGCAGGTGGAACTGGCGACGACGCGCAAGTTCGCGTCGGCAGGACTCTATTCGACTCCTGCCATCGTTTTCACCTCGCTGATCGCCCTCGGACTGATCTGCGGAGGAACCATTTCCTACATCATCGATAGTCGCCGCAAAGTCGAGTCGCTGCTGAGACAAGTCGAAAGCCGTAACGCCGAACTGGAGCGCTTCACCTATACCGTTTCGCACGATCTGAAGAGCCCGCTGATTACGATCCGTGGATTTGTCGGCGCATTGCGCGAAGATTTAAATCGCGGCGATCAGAAGGCGATCCATGAGGACATGGAGTTCATCGCCAGCGGCTGCTCGTCGATGAGCAGCCTGCTCGACGATCTACTCGAACTTTCCCGCATCGGCCGCGTCGTCAATCCAACCGAGATCTGCCAGGTTCGGCGCCTGCTCGACGACGCAATTCGCCGCCTTGACCTGGCCTCGCCCGATCGGGGAATCAATCTGCAGATCAACGGCGAACCGGTAGAGCTGGAAGGGGATCGCGTTCGCCTGATCGAAGCGTTTCAGAACCTGCTCGACAACGCCGCCAAGTTCGCCAATCCCGACAAGCCGGAGATTACCGTCAGTTGGATCGCCGCTTCTTCGCAGTTGCGAATGACCTTCGCAGATAACGGCCCCGGCGTTCCACCGGCGTTTCACGAAAAGGTGTTCGGCCTGTTCGAGAAACTCAATCCGAACTCCGAAGGGACCGGCATCGGCCTGGCGATCGTCCGCCGCATCATCGAACATCATCACGGCCGGATCTTTATGGAACCGTCGAGAACCGGCGCTCGGTTTGTGATTGAATTGCCGCTCCGCCAACCAACGTAA
- a CDS encoding YheT family hydrolase, with translation MSRGIDDRDLSASGYRPHPILRGPHLQTIIGAYWKGPTLPYAAVQHQVELGDGDKIIIHDDAPESWRQGDRTALLIHGLGGCHTSPYLVRIAAKLNGLGVRTFRMDLRGCGAGMKLAKKPFHAGCSDDAAAAIRKIHELCPGSPCTAIGFSLGGNVVLKLGGEVGTGVCGGLDSIFSVAPPIDLSYCCENMTRGLNRLYDRDFVRRLIRRVELQKEYDEEAANFRFSQRPRRIVEFDAEYTAPKAGFGSVNEYYEKASSGPLLADIAMPTHILTAGDDPIVPREIFDKYPRSPLVTLEVTSHGGHLGFLAPRNIAADRRWMDWRVASWVADLMQQS, from the coding sequence ATGAGTCGTGGGATCGACGATCGGGACCTGTCTGCCAGCGGTTACCGCCCGCATCCTATTTTGCGCGGCCCGCATCTACAAACGATTATCGGCGCCTACTGGAAGGGCCCGACTCTTCCGTACGCCGCCGTGCAGCATCAAGTTGAGCTAGGGGATGGGGACAAGATCATCATCCACGACGACGCGCCCGAAAGCTGGCGCCAAGGGGATCGGACGGCGCTCTTGATTCATGGGCTCGGCGGTTGCCATACGAGTCCCTATCTCGTCCGGATCGCGGCCAAGTTGAATGGGCTAGGCGTTCGGACGTTTCGGATGGATCTCCGGGGCTGCGGCGCTGGAATGAAGCTGGCGAAGAAGCCGTTCCATGCCGGTTGCAGCGACGATGCCGCGGCCGCCATCCGCAAGATTCACGAACTTTGCCCTGGCTCTCCTTGTACGGCGATTGGCTTTTCGCTGGGTGGCAACGTCGTGCTCAAGCTCGGCGGCGAAGTGGGAACCGGCGTCTGCGGCGGTTTGGACTCGATCTTTTCGGTGGCCCCGCCGATCGATTTGTCGTACTGCTGCGAGAATATGACTCGCGGTCTGAACCGACTGTACGATCGCGATTTCGTCCGGCGTTTGATTCGCCGGGTCGAACTGCAGAAAGAATATGACGAAGAAGCGGCCAACTTCCGCTTCTCGCAGCGGCCGCGAAGAATCGTCGAGTTTGACGCCGAATACACCGCGCCGAAGGCCGGCTTCGGCAGCGTCAACGAGTATTACGAGAAAGCGAGTTCCGGTCCGCTGTTGGCCGACATCGCGATGCCGACCCACATCTTGACCGCGGGCGACGATCCGATCGTCCCGCGGGAGATCTTCGACAAGTATCCCCGTTCGCCGCTGGTGACGTTAGAAGTGACCAGCCATGGCGGGCATCTCGGATTTCTCGCGCCCCGCAACATTGCCGCCGATCGCCGGTGGATGGATTGGCGCGTCGCCAGTTGGGTCGCTGACCTGATGCAGCAATCGTAG
- a CDS encoding carboxy terminal-processing peptidase translates to MPSESSAQVAPKVSERRVAFAVTQLMKKDHLSNHPIDDEMSQRAFDQFLKTLDPLKLYFYQSDIDEFTVNRNKLDDMINAGDVSFSRTVFDRFLKRVNERVAMVDRVLASDLDFEKKEMFVTDADKVHYPANEQEAYDRWRQRVKFDILSEKADGKTLEESQEKIHRRYESFARRMSQTSPDELLEMFLTSMTSSFDPHTTYMSPSTLENFNISMRLQLDGIGAALLSEDGVVKVTKVIPGGAADKYGKIQPEDTIVSVGQGETGEMMDVVDMKLNDVVDMIRGKAGTIVRLGVKAKGTGDTIVHNVTRAKIELKDSEARGEIIDHKTEDGRTLRVGWIDLPSFYMDMDAARRGLGDFKSTTRDVRKLLDDFNDKEVQAVVLDLRRNGGGSLTEAINLTGLFIDQGPVVQVKDSSGNIQAYDDTDRGMVWKGPLVVLTSKLSASASEILAGAIQDYKRGIIVGDEATHGKGTVQSLLDLGSQLFPVPNPPNYGALKITMQQFYRPNGESTQRRGVEADVVLPWITTHMDIGEGDLDYAIAWDKIPQAQYTLYNMVSSDLLTQLQADADSRIKKSEDFQKVEKNIERYVVQKNRKAVNLNEKEYLDERKELDKEKTEQEQFEEDNENPEEVVKKDFYFEEVIDVTSDYVQLLEQGRVAANK, encoded by the coding sequence TTGCCGAGCGAATCTTCGGCCCAGGTCGCTCCCAAGGTGAGCGAACGCCGCGTCGCCTTCGCCGTGACGCAGTTAATGAAGAAGGACCACCTGTCGAACCACCCGATCGACGACGAAATGTCGCAGCGGGCCTTCGATCAGTTCCTGAAGACCCTCGATCCGCTGAAGCTCTACTTCTATCAGAGCGACATCGACGAATTCACCGTCAACCGGAACAAGCTGGACGACATGATCAACGCTGGCGACGTCAGCTTCTCGCGGACCGTCTTTGATCGCTTCCTGAAGCGGGTCAACGAACGGGTCGCGATGGTCGATCGCGTTTTGGCCTCGGACCTCGACTTCGAAAAGAAGGAGATGTTCGTCACCGACGCCGACAAGGTCCACTACCCGGCGAACGAACAGGAAGCGTACGACCGTTGGCGTCAACGGGTGAAGTTCGACATCCTGTCGGAAAAGGCCGATGGCAAGACCCTGGAAGAATCGCAGGAAAAGATCCATCGCCGTTACGAAAGCTTCGCTCGCCGCATGTCGCAGACTAGCCCGGACGAGCTGCTCGAAATGTTCCTGACCTCGATGACCTCGTCGTTCGACCCGCACACCACCTACATGTCGCCGTCGACGCTGGAGAACTTCAACATCAGCATGCGTCTGCAGCTGGACGGCATCGGCGCCGCCCTGTTGTCGGAAGACGGTGTGGTGAAAGTGACCAAGGTCATCCCCGGCGGAGCCGCCGACAAGTACGGCAAGATCCAGCCGGAAGACACCATCGTCAGCGTCGGCCAAGGCGAAACCGGCGAGATGATGGACGTGGTCGACATGAAGTTGAATGACGTCGTCGACATGATCCGCGGCAAGGCCGGCACGATCGTTCGCTTGGGCGTTAAGGCCAAGGGAACCGGCGACACCATCGTCCACAACGTGACCCGCGCCAAGATCGAGCTGAAAGATAGCGAAGCCCGCGGCGAAATCATCGATCACAAGACCGAAGACGGCCGCACGCTGCGAGTCGGCTGGATCGATCTGCCGAGCTTCTACATGGACATGGACGCGGCTCGCCGCGGCCTGGGCGACTTCAAGAGCACCACGCGCGACGTTCGCAAACTGCTCGACGACTTCAACGACAAAGAAGTCCAAGCGGTCGTCCTCGACCTCCGTCGCAACGGCGGCGGCAGCTTGACCGAAGCGATCAACCTGACCGGGTTGTTTATCGACCAAGGTCCGGTCGTCCAGGTGAAAGACTCTAGCGGCAACATCCAAGCCTACGACGACACCGATCGCGGCATGGTCTGGAAAGGCCCGCTGGTCGTGCTGACCAGCAAGCTGAGCGCTTCGGCCAGCGAAATTCTGGCCGGCGCCATCCAGGACTACAAGCGCGGCATCATCGTCGGCGACGAGGCGACCCACGGTAAAGGTACCGTCCAAAGCCTGCTCGACCTGGGAAGCCAACTCTTCCCGGTTCCGAACCCGCCGAACTATGGCGCCTTGAAGATCACGATGCAGCAGTTCTATCGCCCCAACGGCGAAAGCACGCAGCGTCGCGGCGTCGAAGCCGACGTCGTCCTCCCGTGGATCACCACTCACATGGACATCGGCGAAGGCGACCTTGATTATGCGATCGCTTGGGACAAGATTCCCCAAGCCCAATACACGCTCTACAACATGGTCAGCAGCGATCTGCTCACCCAGTTGCAGGCCGACGCTGACTCGCGAATCAAGAAGTCGGAAGACTTCCAGAAAGTCGAGAAGAACATTGAACGTTACGTCGTCCAGAAGAATCGCAAAGCGGTCAACCTGAACGAAAAGGAATACCTGGACGAGCGGAAAGAGCTCGACAAGGAAAAGACCGAACAGGAACAGTTTGAGGAAGACAACGAAAACCCCGAAGAAGTGGTCAAAAAGGACTTCTACTTCGAAGAAGTGATCGACGTCACCTCCGACTACGTCCAACTGTTGGAACAAGGCCGCGTCGCTGCGAACAAGTAG
- a CDS encoding FliA/WhiG family RNA polymerase sigma factor, whose product MATTTAVDDIAEVWKAYKADQTRKELRNRLVERYLPLVKYNGERIWARLPEGVELDDLISAGVFGLMDAIDAFDMTRGVKFETYCVPRIRGAMLDELRTMDWVPRLVRSKASKLNEATKQLEAKLGRQPTEQELSSHMGMSVKELEKMISDANAVGLISLNKKWYETDSYKDVREIDILEDVKGEDPTRRIQKNDLMRLVTKGLNRNERLIIILYYYEELTMKEIGATLDLSESRVSQMHSSIVQRLQSQLGRRRPEFGVV is encoded by the coding sequence ATGGCGACAACCACAGCAGTCGACGACATTGCGGAAGTCTGGAAAGCCTATAAGGCCGACCAGACGCGTAAAGAACTACGCAACCGTCTTGTTGAGCGATATCTGCCGCTGGTCAAATACAACGGCGAAAGAATTTGGGCTCGCTTGCCGGAAGGGGTCGAACTAGACGACCTGATCTCGGCGGGAGTCTTTGGTCTGATGGACGCGATCGACGCGTTCGACATGACGCGCGGCGTCAAGTTCGAAACCTATTGCGTACCGCGTATTCGCGGCGCGATGCTGGACGAACTTCGTACGATGGACTGGGTGCCGCGTCTGGTGCGCTCCAAAGCGAGCAAGCTGAACGAAGCGACCAAACAGCTCGAAGCGAAGCTCGGTCGTCAACCGACCGAACAGGAACTCTCATCCCACATGGGCATGAGCGTGAAAGAGCTGGAAAAGATGATCTCCGACGCCAATGCGGTCGGACTCATCAGCCTCAACAAAAAGTGGTACGAGACCGACAGCTACAAGGACGTTCGCGAGATCGATATTCTCGAAGACGTCAAAGGGGAAGACCCCACGCGCCGGATCCAAAAGAACGATCTGATGCGTTTGGTCACCAAAGGCCTGAATCGCAACGAACGCCTCATCATCATTCTTTACTACTACGAAGAACTGACGATGAAGGAAATCGGCGCCACGCTCGACCTGAGCGAAAGCCGCGTGAGCCAGATGCACAGCAGCATCGTGCAACGTCTGCAATCGCAGCTCGGTCGCCGTCGCCCGGAATTCGGCGTCGTTTAG
- a CDS encoding RNA polymerase sigma factor, producing MSESPNQQPTRRSGISREIGQLLDRYADALTLYARQLCSDPEDAVQCAFVKLTRQSSLPTDCVAWLYRVVRNEALTQSRGERRRRDREQTFASLRDGWFEASGANSFDAVAASEALERLTQLQREIVTARIWGGLTFREIAQLLTLSPSSIYREYQQAIAYLQTELDEPCPNRSTPNP from the coding sequence TTGTCGGAATCGCCGAATCAGCAGCCAACTCGTCGCTCGGGAATCTCCCGAGAGATCGGGCAGTTGCTGGATCGGTATGCGGATGCATTGACGCTTTACGCCCGACAACTTTGCTCGGATCCCGAAGACGCCGTGCAATGCGCCTTCGTGAAATTGACCCGCCAAAGCTCGCTCCCTACCGATTGCGTCGCCTGGTTATATCGGGTCGTGCGAAACGAAGCCCTGACGCAAAGCCGAGGGGAACGTCGCCGCCGCGATCGCGAGCAAACTTTCGCCTCCTTGCGCGACGGTTGGTTCGAAGCCAGCGGCGCCAACAGCTTTGACGCTGTTGCGGCTTCCGAAGCGCTCGAGCGGCTCACGCAGCTGCAGCGCGAAATCGTCACCGCCCGGATTTGGGGCGGACTGACCTTTCGCGAAATCGCTCAGCTGCTCACCCTCTCTCCATCATCGATTTATCGAGAATATCAACAAGCGATTGCGTACCTGCAAACGGAATTAGATGAACCATGTCCGAATCGTTCCACCCCGAATCCTTGA
- a CDS encoding sigma 54-interacting transcriptional regulator, producing MANYSYLKLLSGTGPGTNFALDADAENLIGRGLECHITLTDPLCSRVHASIFQKDGIWWVKDCDSRNGCYLDDQRISEGKLFDGGRLRIGATEFNFNSSSQPPTSYDPDSTNVTQTIVRDLPVDPQDTNLVALRELKDYKQAQRLILLYQFAIKLLGCDDPDDIIRIALDLLKDHSKAAVVGFHWLTEDGKLRLKRQLPEDVEDAFKLSESLTAMVCQQGHAVWIANETNQDETKRLKHFADAICVPLIHKKQTLGTLHLYREQERFQQNDLDFTISLANILVIALSRAWELNKLQAGYDRLVQQSAAFDELIGESRPMVELKQRITRIAKAGGAVLVRGESGAGKELVARALHKASSRSDRPMLSVNCAALPESLMESQLFGHKKGAFTGADADHVGFFQQADGGTLFLDEVGELTLDGQAKLLRILEGHPFLPLGATKEVSVDVRLIAATNRDLAEFVREKRFREDLYYRLCVFELYIPPLRERGDDIETLANHFLNHFKRQHGRPELVLSDAAKKKLCSYQWPGNVRQLRNVMDSAVVLADSAMIEPRDLGLRDAGLGEPESLRFDFWEKKLIEEAMERTGGNVSETIKLLGVSRATLYRKLDEYGIKR from the coding sequence ATGGCGAATTACAGTTATCTTAAGCTACTCTCTGGAACCGGCCCCGGCACCAATTTTGCGCTCGACGCCGACGCCGAGAACCTGATTGGCCGCGGTTTGGAGTGTCATATCACCCTGACCGATCCCCTCTGTTCGCGGGTCCATGCATCGATATTTCAGAAAGATGGGATCTGGTGGGTCAAAGATTGCGATAGCCGAAATGGCTGTTATCTGGACGATCAGCGGATTTCCGAAGGGAAGCTGTTTGACGGTGGACGCTTGCGAATTGGGGCGACCGAGTTCAACTTCAACAGCAGCAGTCAGCCGCCGACTTCGTACGATCCCGACTCGACCAACGTGACGCAAACAATCGTCCGGGACCTGCCGGTCGATCCACAGGACACTAACCTGGTCGCACTGCGCGAGCTGAAAGACTACAAGCAGGCACAACGGCTGATCCTGCTCTATCAGTTCGCCATCAAATTATTGGGATGCGATGATCCGGACGACATTATTCGGATTGCTCTCGACCTGCTGAAGGATCACTCAAAGGCGGCGGTCGTCGGTTTTCATTGGCTGACAGAAGATGGGAAGCTGAGACTGAAGCGTCAGTTGCCGGAAGACGTGGAAGATGCGTTCAAGCTAAGCGAGTCGCTGACGGCGATGGTTTGCCAGCAAGGACATGCAGTTTGGATCGCCAACGAAACGAACCAGGACGAGACGAAGCGGCTGAAGCACTTCGCCGACGCGATCTGCGTGCCGCTGATTCATAAGAAACAGACCCTGGGGACGCTGCATCTTTATCGAGAGCAGGAACGGTTCCAGCAGAACGATCTCGACTTCACCATCTCGCTGGCCAACATCCTGGTGATCGCCCTGTCGCGAGCGTGGGAACTGAATAAGCTTCAAGCCGGTTATGATCGCCTGGTGCAACAATCGGCCGCGTTTGACGAGCTAATCGGCGAAAGCCGGCCGATGGTCGAACTGAAACAGCGAATTACCCGCATCGCGAAAGCCGGCGGAGCGGTTCTGGTACGCGGCGAAAGCGGCGCCGGCAAAGAACTGGTCGCGAGGGCGCTGCACAAAGCTTCGAGCCGCAGCGATCGCCCAATGTTGAGCGTCAACTGTGCGGCGCTGCCGGAATCGCTGATGGAAAGCCAGTTGTTCGGCCATAAGAAAGGCGCCTTTACCGGGGCCGACGCCGATCACGTCGGTTTTTTTCAGCAAGCGGATGGTGGGACTCTGTTTCTGGACGAAGTGGGCGAATTGACGCTCGATGGTCAGGCGAAGCTCCTCCGGATTCTGGAAGGGCATCCCTTTTTGCCGCTGGGCGCCACCAAAGAAGTGAGCGTCGACGTCCGGTTGATCGCGGCGACCAACCGGGACCTGGCCGAGTTTGTTCGCGAGAAGCGGTTCCGCGAGGACTTGTATTACCGGCTCTGCGTCTTCGAGCTTTACATTCCGCCGCTCCGAGAACGGGGAGACGACATCGAAACGCTGGCCAACCATTTCCTGAATCACTTCAAGCGTCAACATGGGCGCCCTGAGTTGGTTTTGTCGGATGCGGCCAAGAAAAAATTGTGCAGCTATCAGTGGCCTGGTAACGTTCGACAATTGCGCAACGTTATGGACAGTGCGGTCGTTTTAGCGGACTCCGCGATGATTGAGCCGCGTGATCTGGGGCTGCGCGACGCCGGGCTGGGAGAACCTGAGTCCTTGCGTTTTGATTTCTGGGAAAAGAAACTAATCGAAGAGGCGATGGAACGCACCGGCGGCAACGTTTCGGAAACGATCAAGTTGCTAGGCGTGAGTCGCGCTACCTTGTATCGAAAACTGGATGAGTACGGCATAAAACGATGA